The following coding sequences are from one Gemmatimonadota bacterium window:
- the fliN gene encoding flagellar motor switch protein FliN — translation MTGPSMPSPTPAALDELGLGTAAAGGAKLESLLDMMLPVAIEFGRTSMAIQEVLDLGPGSVIQLDRMVGEPVDIFVSDRRLAEGEVVVVGEHFGVRITRVLSLPRDTAPRTGGR, via the coding sequence ATGACCGGACCGTCCATGCCGTCCCCCACGCCCGCCGCACTCGACGAACTCGGCCTCGGCACCGCCGCCGCCGGCGGCGCCAAGCTCGAGTCGCTGCTCGACATGATGTTGCCGGTGGCCATTGAATTCGGCCGCACCAGCATGGCCATCCAGGAGGTGCTCGACCTCGGGCCCGGCTCCGTCATCCAGCTGGACCGGATGGTGGGCGAGCCCGTCGACATCTTCGTCAGCGATCGTCGCCTGGCCGAGGGTGAGGTCGTCGTGGTGGGCGAGCACTTCGGCGTGCGGATCACGCGGGTGCTTTCGTTGCCGCGCGACACGGCGCCGCGTACCGGGGGACGCTGA
- a CDS encoding flagellar basal body-associated FliL family protein: protein MADPISEDAPAASGGKMPIIAAAVALLVGVAAGMFVIAPRLPGAAPAAAEAGAAEGKEGEVPKKVLFQLENVIVNPSGSQGQRFIVATVAYEVSSEEIRNVLHESETQIRDAVTGVLEKRTVEELLAPGARDALRSDFAKVVTPYLKGEKVQVFIPQFLVQ, encoded by the coding sequence ATGGCCGATCCGATCTCCGAAGACGCTCCCGCCGCATCCGGCGGCAAGATGCCGATCATCGCCGCCGCCGTCGCCCTGCTGGTCGGGGTCGCTGCCGGGATGTTCGTGATCGCGCCGCGCCTTCCTGGGGCCGCCCCGGCGGCGGCCGAGGCGGGTGCGGCGGAGGGGAAGGAGGGCGAGGTCCCCAAGAAGGTCCTCTTCCAGCTCGAAAATGTGATCGTCAATCCTTCGGGCTCGCAGGGGCAGCGCTTCATCGTCGCCACCGTCGCCTACGAGGTGTCGTCGGAAGAGATCCGCAACGTGCTCCACGAGTCCGAGACGCAGATCCGCGATGCGGTCACCGGCGTGCTCGAGAAGCGGACGGTCGAGGAGCTGCTCGCCCCCGGGGCCCGGGATGCGCTGCGCAGTGACTTCGCCAAGGTGGTGACGCCGTATCTCAAGGGCGAAAAGGTCCAGGTCTTCATTCCACAGTTCCTGGTGCAGTAG
- the fliG gene encoding flagellar motor switch protein FliG: MSAVATRPPRAGALTGTQKAAILCLALGAEASARILQQLGPEDVEQLSREIARTGMVPGETVDAVLHEYRDVLRTVEQNAEGGAEYARQMLETALGGARARSVFDRITKEPEELGLSRFRRASPDVLHSVLRGEHPQTVALVLAHIAPKLASGVLEAMGPEQAGEVLFRIAQMERVSPDVLQLVEDSIGARADLTLSQAMTAAGGPGAAARMLNQLAGGRETVLLDAVGSRDSTVASAIRNLMFVFEDLLLLESRSMQRVLRDVDSKSLALALKAASDDLTKHIFANMSERAAGALREEMELLGPVKVRDVEAAHVTIVTVVRDLQEAGEIQVERGDDEVIA, translated from the coding sequence ATGAGTGCCGTCGCGACTCGACCGCCGCGCGCGGGTGCGCTCACCGGAACGCAGAAGGCGGCGATCCTCTGCCTCGCACTCGGCGCAGAGGCTTCGGCGCGCATCCTCCAGCAGCTCGGGCCGGAGGATGTCGAACAGCTCTCGCGCGAGATCGCCCGGACCGGCATGGTCCCGGGCGAGACGGTCGACGCCGTCCTTCACGAGTATCGCGACGTGTTGCGGACGGTGGAACAGAACGCCGAGGGTGGCGCCGAGTACGCCCGGCAGATGCTGGAGACGGCCCTTGGCGGGGCGCGTGCGCGCTCGGTCTTCGACCGGATCACCAAGGAGCCGGAAGAGCTCGGCTTGTCGCGGTTCCGCCGCGCCTCGCCGGACGTGCTTCACAGCGTGTTGCGCGGCGAGCATCCGCAGACCGTGGCGCTGGTGCTGGCCCACATCGCACCGAAGCTTGCCTCGGGCGTCCTCGAGGCGATGGGGCCCGAGCAGGCCGGCGAGGTGCTCTTTCGGATCGCGCAGATGGAACGCGTCTCGCCGGATGTGCTGCAGTTGGTCGAAGACTCGATCGGTGCGCGTGCCGACTTGACGCTCTCGCAGGCGATGACGGCGGCCGGTGGACCGGGTGCCGCCGCGCGGATGCTCAATCAGTTGGCAGGTGGCCGCGAGACCGTGCTGCTCGATGCCGTGGGCAGCCGCGACAGCACCGTCGCCAGCGCGATCCGCAACCTGATGTTCGTCTTCGAGGATCTCCTGCTGCTGGAGAGCCGGTCGATGCAGCGGGTGCTGCGCGATGTCGACAGCAAGTCGCTGGCGTTGGCGCTCAAGGCCGCGAGCGACGACCTCACCAAGCACATCTTCGCGAACATGTCGGAGCGTGCGGCCGGGGCGTTGCGGGAGGAGATGGAATTGCTCGGGCCGGTCAAGGTGCGCGACGTCGAGGCGGCGCACGTCACGATCGTGACCGTCGTCCGCGACCTGCAGGAAGCTGGCGAGATCCAGGTGGAGCGGGGGGATGACGAAGTCATCGCCTGA
- a CDS encoding flagellar hook-length control protein FliK — protein sequence MTAAIGAALPQQGAQPSVDGALVDPAAALPFLAALAAAVAAPIAPPIPVPLPVAVVAPDQADSDGGAEGELSGATGDGVLVDGAAADSAHPLALETERTPGTRRRVLIAELAAPEAPAVHAAPRAAVPRAEAPTTTAVETEAAPSPDTAVGNADRAERAATLPVPAVSPAPTPSPTMWQAALQAQPAPTRTASADPQPGREAPPAAPLPTTARTGGESGRPSANATSVAAGVLAAMHAAHVAQADGARASAPMVQFAEQAVAALTTQGEASAVTENAGDGVPAGPATQVVDAGDPAPLPTPQRVLVSARPASPQGEHDTTGDHRQDAPGEERQLVATPPSEGVEAPVSMARGPWPGSETPTLSKRVDVATPTTTVHQTTEPPAAPPSPTSQVTIELDAERTGVQRVRVAVRGDVVHATLVTDRGGVEAMRPQLDDLRHALEGQGFREAHVQVRMASDGTPTAIAGATAELRLRSDAPSRAPDGSSSEQQPRGRHRGQEEHPPAGGQPEFEEELL from the coding sequence ATGACGGCCGCGATCGGCGCCGCATTGCCGCAGCAGGGTGCTCAGCCATCGGTCGACGGTGCGCTGGTCGACCCGGCCGCGGCGCTGCCCTTCCTCGCGGCCCTCGCGGCCGCGGTCGCTGCACCGATCGCCCCGCCGATCCCCGTTCCCCTTCCTGTGGCGGTGGTCGCCCCGGATCAGGCCGACTCGGATGGTGGTGCGGAGGGCGAGCTGTCCGGGGCAACCGGTGATGGCGTACTCGTTGACGGCGCGGCAGCGGACAGCGCGCATCCGTTGGCGTTGGAAACCGAGCGGACGCCCGGCACCCGCCGTCGGGTACTGATCGCCGAGCTGGCGGCGCCGGAGGCGCCTGCGGTCCATGCCGCCCCGCGTGCGGCGGTGCCTCGCGCCGAAGCTCCAACCACCACGGCGGTTGAGACTGAAGCGGCGCCATCACCCGACACGGCGGTTGGCAACGCCGATCGCGCAGAGCGTGCCGCTACGCTTCCCGTGCCCGCGGTGTCCCCCGCGCCCACACCGTCGCCCACGATGTGGCAGGCCGCGCTGCAGGCACAACCCGCGCCGACACGCACTGCGAGCGCCGACCCCCAGCCGGGCCGTGAGGCGCCACCCGCCGCACCGCTCCCGACGACCGCGCGCACCGGCGGGGAATCAGGACGCCCATCGGCCAACGCCACGAGCGTGGCGGCCGGGGTGTTGGCCGCGATGCATGCCGCCCATGTGGCGCAAGCGGACGGCGCACGCGCCAGTGCGCCCATGGTGCAGTTTGCCGAGCAGGCCGTCGCGGCGTTGACGACGCAGGGCGAGGCCTCCGCCGTGACGGAGAATGCCGGCGATGGCGTGCCGGCTGGCCCCGCGACCCAGGTGGTCGACGCCGGAGATCCCGCGCCGTTGCCGACACCGCAACGCGTGTTGGTGTCCGCGCGTCCTGCCTCACCGCAGGGCGAGCACGACACGACGGGTGACCATCGACAGGATGCGCCTGGCGAAGAGCGCCAACTGGTGGCGACACCTCCCTCCGAGGGGGTCGAGGCACCAGTGAGCATGGCGCGGGGACCGTGGCCGGGTAGCGAGACACCGACGCTGTCCAAGCGCGTCGACGTCGCGACGCCGACTACCACGGTGCACCAAACGACGGAGCCACCAGCCGCACCACCGTCGCCGACCTCGCAGGTCACCATCGAGCTGGATGCCGAACGCACCGGTGTGCAGCGCGTGCGGGTGGCGGTGCGCGGTGACGTGGTGCACGCCACGCTGGTGACCGATCGGGGTGGGGTCGAGGCAATGCGGCCGCAGCTCGACGACCTGCGACACGCCTTGGAGGGCCAGGGCTTCCGCGAGGCGCATGTGCAGGTTCGGATGGCGAGCGACGGCACGCCGACGGCGATTGCGGGTGCCACGGCGGAGCTGCGGCTCCGCAGTGATGCCCCATCGCGGGCGCCCGATGGCTCGAGCAGCGAGCAGCAGCCCCGCGGTCGGCACCGTGGCCAGGAAGAGCACCCGCCGGCGGGCGGTCAACCAGAATTCGAGGAGGAGCTCCTGTGA
- the fliF gene encoding flagellar M-ring protein FliF, with product MFNAFRGLDANRRFLVLGLAAVLLVAAVFLGRQASAPTYVSLFQGLPLAEVGKMTDALTKASIPYKLDGEGTQLLVASADAARARVLLAQGGLPSEGRPGLELFDKPSWGMTDFTQHVTYRRALEGELARTIGTLKGVERAQVHIGLPESSALRRLERPAQAAVVLSLRGTEPLSPEQVRGIAQLVSNSVERLAVEDVAVLDDSGRPLSGLGGSETNTGMALSSRQLELQQTVEKHLGAKVEQLLTTAVGVGDVRVQVSARLNFDQLDRTVEAYDPQGRVLSSESRSDGGDSTSAPVGGPRVVNLEYKTSRTVEKLIAGVGNVTRLSVSAMVNSRALDGGKGLPEDQRAQLENLVRTAVGYDSLRGDQVTVAAVPFGGPTPEKVIPVTKEEAPTTSIIETAGRLTYPVASVLAIIVALFLGLKALRGGGGRATGGGAPLLAGQDASSAVLPIAATPEAAQLRTRAQSDSLSAPEASARVVRSWLAEPTT from the coding sequence ATGTTCAACGCCTTCCGCGGACTCGATGCCAACCGCCGCTTCCTGGTGCTGGGGCTGGCCGCGGTGTTGCTCGTTGCGGCCGTCTTCCTCGGTCGACAGGCGAGCGCGCCAACCTACGTCTCGCTCTTTCAGGGGTTGCCGCTGGCCGAAGTCGGCAAGATGACCGACGCGCTCACCAAGGCGTCGATCCCCTACAAGCTCGACGGCGAGGGCACGCAATTGCTGGTGGCGAGCGCGGACGCCGCGCGCGCCCGGGTCCTGCTGGCGCAGGGCGGCTTGCCGAGCGAAGGGCGGCCGGGGCTGGAACTGTTCGACAAGCCGTCGTGGGGAATGACCGACTTCACCCAGCACGTGACGTATCGTCGCGCGCTCGAGGGTGAACTGGCGCGCACCATCGGCACGTTGAAGGGGGTCGAGCGGGCACAGGTCCACATCGGCTTGCCCGAATCGTCGGCGCTGCGTCGGCTCGAGCGCCCGGCGCAGGCAGCCGTCGTCCTCTCGCTGCGCGGCACCGAACCGTTGAGCCCCGAGCAGGTGCGCGGGATCGCGCAGCTGGTGAGCAACAGCGTCGAGCGTCTCGCCGTCGAGGATGTCGCGGTGCTGGACGACAGCGGGCGCCCGCTCTCCGGCCTCGGCGGGAGCGAAACGAACACCGGCATGGCCCTGTCGTCACGCCAGCTCGAATTGCAGCAGACGGTGGAGAAGCATCTCGGCGCCAAGGTGGAGCAGCTGTTGACGACGGCCGTCGGCGTGGGCGATGTCCGCGTGCAGGTCTCGGCGCGACTCAACTTCGACCAGCTCGACCGAACGGTCGAGGCCTATGATCCGCAGGGCCGCGTCTTGAGCTCCGAGAGTCGGAGCGACGGCGGCGACTCGACCTCGGCTCCGGTTGGTGGCCCCCGGGTCGTCAACCTCGAATACAAGACCTCGCGCACGGTCGAGAAGCTGATTGCCGGTGTCGGCAACGTGACGCGCCTCTCGGTGTCGGCGATGGTCAACTCGCGCGCACTCGACGGGGGGAAGGGGTTGCCCGAGGATCAGCGCGCGCAGCTGGAGAACCTGGTGCGCACCGCGGTTGGGTATGACTCACTGCGCGGCGACCAGGTCACCGTGGCGGCAGTGCCGTTTGGCGGGCCGACGCCGGAGAAGGTGATCCCGGTGACGAAGGAGGAAGCGCCGACGACGTCGATCATCGAGACCGCAGGCCGGTTGACCTATCCGGTCGCCTCGGTGCTGGCGATCATCGTCGCCCTCTTCCTCGGCCTCAAGGCACTGCGCGGCGGGGGTGGTCGGGCCACCGGTGGCGGAGCGCCGCTGCTGGCCGGGCAGGATGCGTCCTCCGCCGTGCTGCCGATCGCCGCCACGCCCGAGGCGGCACAGCTGCGAACCCGTGCCCAGAGTGATTCGCTCTCGGCGCCGGAAGCGTCGGCGCGAGTGGTCCGTAGCTGGCTGGCGGAGCCGACCACATGA
- a CDS encoding flagellar hook protein FlgE, giving the protein MMRSLFAGVSGLRNHQTRLDVIGNNIANVNTVAFKASRVTFKEAFAQLLQGASRPPGDLGGVNPIQIGSGMNIGSIDQLFTQGTLESTGQNTDLAIQGDSFFVVGNGNRRFYTRAGAFQLDADGRMIAPTNGFVVQGINANSAGVFSSSSSITDIILPLGQITPANITTVAQMRGNLNASAVIGDTHAMGVTVYDGVGTPHQLDITFTNTAPGAWDWSVTSGTATLPLTSGTATFGTAGELLTFTYPGGGAFLTVTPTGAGAPFDITFDAGTIGDVDGLAGFSNASNAVIRSQDGYQSGDLESIAIDKNGVVTGFFTNGVTQALAQIALARFNNPSGLLRQGDNMFTESANSGLPVLGFAGTSDTSSITPGALENSNVDLSQEFTSMIITQRGFQANARVITTSDEMLQELVNLKR; this is encoded by the coding sequence ATGATGCGATCCCTCTTCGCCGGCGTGTCCGGCTTGCGGAACCACCAGACGCGACTTGACGTCATCGGCAACAACATTGCCAACGTCAACACCGTGGCCTTCAAGGCCTCGCGCGTCACGTTCAAGGAAGCTTTCGCCCAGCTGTTGCAGGGCGCGTCCCGTCCGCCCGGTGACCTCGGCGGCGTGAACCCGATCCAGATCGGTTCGGGCATGAACATCGGCTCGATCGACCAGCTCTTCACCCAGGGCACGCTGGAGTCGACGGGGCAGAACACCGACCTCGCCATCCAGGGCGACTCCTTCTTCGTGGTGGGCAACGGCAACCGCCGCTTCTACACGCGCGCCGGCGCCTTCCAGCTCGACGCCGACGGCCGCATGATCGCCCCGACGAACGGCTTCGTCGTGCAGGGCATCAACGCCAATTCGGCCGGTGTCTTCTCCTCGTCGTCGTCGATCACCGACATCATCCTGCCGCTCGGCCAGATCACCCCGGCGAACATCACCACCGTGGCCCAGATGCGGGGCAACCTCAATGCCTCGGCCGTGATCGGCGACACGCACGCCATGGGTGTCACGGTGTACGACGGCGTCGGCACCCCGCACCAGCTCGACATCACCTTCACCAACACGGCGCCAGGCGCGTGGGATTGGTCCGTCACCAGCGGCACGGCGACCCTGCCGCTGACCTCCGGCACGGCCACCTTCGGCACGGCGGGTGAGCTGCTCACCTTCACCTATCCCGGGGGCGGCGCCTTCCTGACCGTCACACCGACGGGTGCTGGTGCGCCGTTCGACATCACCTTCGACGCGGGGACCATTGGCGACGTCGACGGGCTGGCCGGCTTCTCCAACGCCTCGAACGCCGTCATCCGCTCGCAGGACGGGTATCAGTCGGGCGACCTCGAGTCGATCGCGATCGACAAGAACGGCGTGGTCACCGGCTTCTTCACGAACGGCGTGACCCAGGCGCTGGCCCAGATCGCCCTCGCCCGCTTCAACAACCCGTCGGGCCTCCTCCGGCAGGGCGACAACATGTTCACCGAGTCGGCCAACTCCGGCCTGCCGGTCCTCGGCTTCGCCGGGACGAGCGACACGTCCAGCATCACGCCGGGCGCCCTCGAAAACTCGAACGTGGACCTCTCGCAGGAATTCACCTCGATGATCATCACGCAGCGTGGCTTCCAGGCCAACGCCCGGGTGATCACCACCTCGGACGAGATGCTGCAGGAGCTGGTGAACCTCAAGCGGTAG
- a CDS encoding FliI/YscN family ATPase, protein MSDIALLESALGRLKTLPRLVQLGRVTRVIGNVVEASQVPVAVGEVCRLSTAQRSVLAVVAGFHDRGILLLPIGELEGIHPGAMVAPLGRSLYVAAGRGLIGRVLDGLGRPIDGLGPVGPTVSRSLYSDPPNPLERPPVDTPFSTGVRALDGLESFGRGQRVGIMAGSGVGKSVLLGMIARGASSDVNVIALLGERGREVREFIERDLGPAGLARSVVIVATSDQAAVVRATGALVATTIAEHFRDEGKAVLLMMDSVTRVAMALREVGLSVGEPPTTKGYPPSVFAALPRLLERAGNGRVGSITALYTVLVEGDDFNEPVADAARSILDGHVVLARRLAAAKQFPAIDVLESVSRVRDAVVDPEHRAAANTLIRLEAAFHAHEDLISVGAYKPGANRAVDTALAIRPEMLALLQQRPDEPSRFALARDAVVALAQRATLIEQGGTP, encoded by the coding sequence ATGAGTGACATCGCGTTGCTCGAGTCGGCGCTCGGTCGCCTGAAGACGCTGCCGCGACTGGTGCAGCTCGGCCGGGTCACGCGCGTGATCGGAAATGTCGTCGAGGCGTCGCAGGTGCCGGTGGCCGTGGGTGAGGTGTGTCGGCTCTCGACGGCGCAGCGCAGCGTGCTGGCCGTGGTGGCCGGCTTCCATGACCGGGGCATTCTCCTGTTGCCGATCGGCGAACTCGAAGGGATCCACCCGGGTGCGATGGTCGCACCGCTCGGGCGCTCGCTGTACGTGGCCGCAGGGCGCGGGCTGATCGGACGGGTGCTCGACGGCCTGGGTCGGCCGATCGACGGACTCGGACCGGTCGGGCCGACCGTCTCCCGCTCGCTGTACAGCGATCCGCCGAATCCGCTCGAACGGCCCCCGGTCGACACCCCATTCTCCACCGGGGTTCGCGCCCTCGACGGCCTCGAGTCGTTCGGCCGGGGACAGCGCGTCGGCATCATGGCCGGTTCGGGTGTCGGCAAGAGCGTGCTGCTCGGGATGATTGCCCGCGGCGCGTCCTCCGACGTCAACGTGATCGCCCTGCTCGGCGAACGTGGTCGCGAAGTTCGTGAGTTCATCGAGCGCGACCTCGGTCCGGCAGGGTTGGCCCGCTCCGTCGTGATCGTCGCCACCTCCGACCAGGCCGCCGTGGTGCGCGCCACCGGCGCGCTCGTGGCCACGACCATCGCCGAGCACTTTCGCGACGAAGGGAAGGCCGTGCTGCTGATGATGGACTCGGTCACCCGCGTGGCGATGGCGCTGCGCGAGGTCGGCCTCTCCGTCGGCGAGCCGCCGACGACGAAGGGCTATCCGCCGTCGGTCTTCGCGGCGCTGCCGCGTCTCCTCGAGCGCGCGGGTAACGGGCGCGTCGGCAGCATCACGGCGCTCTACACCGTGCTGGTCGAAGGCGACGACTTCAACGAACCGGTGGCCGACGCGGCCCGATCGATTCTTGACGGGCACGTGGTGTTGGCGCGACGCCTGGCGGCGGCGAAGCAGTTCCCGGCGATCGACGTGCTCGAAAGCGTGAGCCGGGTGCGCGACGCGGTGGTCGATCCGGAGCACCGGGCCGCGGCGAACACCTTGATCCGTCTCGAAGCGGCGTTCCATGCGCACGAGGACCTGATCTCCGTGGGTGCCTACAAGCCGGGCGCGAATCGCGCCGTCGACACGGCGCTGGCGATCCGCCCCGAAATGCTGGCGCTGCTCCAACAGCGCCCCGATGAACCGAGTCGCTTCGCGCTGGCGCGCGATGCGGTGGTCGCGCTGGCGCAGCGCGCCACGCTGATCGAGCAGGGAGGCACACCGTGA
- the flgC gene encoding flagellar basal body rod protein FlgC, whose amino-acid sequence MSRQQKFIEVIATNIANAETTRTAQGGPYQRQVAVAGGDPANGSMTTQVVTDKTAGRQVYDPGHPDADATGYVLYPNVDLATETVDLMIARRMHEANATVFQSAKAMLRRALDI is encoded by the coding sequence ATGTCGCGGCAGCAGAAGTTCATCGAGGTCATTGCCACCAACATCGCCAACGCCGAGACGACGCGGACGGCCCAGGGCGGACCGTACCAGCGGCAGGTGGCGGTGGCGGGCGGTGATCCGGCCAACGGCTCGATGACGACGCAAGTCGTCACTGACAAGACGGCCGGTCGGCAGGTCTACGACCCGGGCCACCCCGATGCCGACGCCACCGGCTATGTGCTCTATCCCAATGTCGACCTGGCCACCGAGACCGTCGACCTGATGATCGCGCGACGCATGCACGAGGCGAACGCGACCGTCTTCCAGTCGGCGAAGGCGATGTTGCGCCGCGCCCTCGACATTTGA
- a CDS encoding FliM/FliN family flagellar motor switch protein: MATPDPLSQQDVDSLLKGAARPAAPTEVVPYNFRRPPRISRERQAALDAMHERLASGLQGVFSSRLRRNVDIGVVSVVQATFGEFLLALSTPCAAYIVELGDERSSSGVVDFDPELAAFLVDRLFGGTGEAPGPRRALTALEQGVLGDLTDRLLAQLQTAYADTVPIAPRRSGFEAVADSLHVAGREDNVLIVILEVKGGPSTGYLTLCLLLTAFERFLQEKAGPQLQAPRGRPEDIAQARQLIDGHVRSAGVPIAVRLPEFRLSALDVALLREGQLLETGQSASGEVELHVNGRRLALGHLGRQQGFVGLRITGWTPTTEPLPATRPSRRKRPG; the protein is encoded by the coding sequence GTGGCCACCCCGGACCCGCTGTCGCAGCAGGACGTCGATTCGTTGCTGAAAGGCGCGGCGCGTCCTGCCGCGCCGACCGAGGTGGTGCCCTACAATTTCCGCCGCCCGCCGCGGATCTCGCGTGAACGGCAGGCCGCGCTCGATGCCATGCACGAGCGGCTCGCCAGCGGCTTGCAGGGCGTCTTCTCCTCGCGCCTCCGCCGCAATGTCGACATCGGCGTGGTCAGCGTGGTCCAGGCGACCTTCGGGGAGTTCCTCCTCGCCCTGAGCACGCCCTGCGCCGCCTACATCGTCGAGCTGGGCGATGAGCGGAGCTCGAGCGGGGTCGTGGACTTCGATCCCGAACTCGCCGCGTTTCTGGTCGATCGGCTCTTCGGCGGTACCGGCGAGGCGCCCGGGCCGCGGCGCGCGCTGACCGCACTGGAACAGGGCGTGCTTGGCGACCTGACGGACCGGCTCCTCGCCCAGCTGCAGACTGCCTACGCCGACACGGTGCCGATTGCGCCGCGCCGTAGCGGATTTGAAGCGGTGGCGGACTCGCTGCATGTCGCCGGCCGGGAAGACAACGTCCTGATCGTGATCCTCGAGGTGAAGGGTGGGCCGAGCACCGGCTACCTCACGCTCTGCCTGCTGCTCACGGCGTTCGAGCGCTTCCTGCAGGAAAAGGCCGGACCGCAGCTGCAGGCCCCGCGCGGCCGGCCCGAAGACATTGCCCAGGCGCGGCAGCTGATCGACGGCCACGTCCGCTCGGCCGGCGTGCCGATCGCCGTGCGCCTGCCGGAGTTCCGACTCTCGGCGCTCGACGTGGCGCTGCTCCGCGAAGGTCAGCTCCTCGAGACGGGACAGTCCGCCTCGGGTGAAGTCGAACTGCACGTGAACGGCCGCCGGCTCGCGCTGGGCCACCTCGGGCGTCAGCAGGGCTTCGTCGGCCTGCGCATCACCGGGTGGACGCCGACCACCGAACCTCTCCCCGCCACTCGACCCTCTCGCAGGAAGCGTCCCGGATGA
- the fliE gene encoding flagellar hook-basal body complex protein FliE: MSSPILPISTGIAPLMRQTGTPIGMGDSDAPFGDLLKRALGDVTGMQDRKEDMIGAFLRGEPVELHQVMAAAEEASLSLELLVETRNKLTDAYRSIMNMQV; this comes from the coding sequence ATGAGCAGTCCGATCCTGCCGATCAGCACGGGCATCGCTCCGCTGATGCGCCAAACGGGGACGCCGATCGGGATGGGCGACAGCGATGCCCCGTTCGGCGATCTCCTGAAGCGCGCCCTGGGTGACGTGACGGGAATGCAGGACCGGAAGGAAGACATGATCGGCGCCTTCCTGCGGGGCGAGCCCGTCGAGCTGCACCAGGTGATGGCGGCGGCCGAAGAGGCCTCGCTCTCGCTGGAGTTGCTGGTCGAGACCCGGAACAAGCTCACCGATGCGTATCGGTCCATCATGAACATGCAGGTTTGA
- a CDS encoding sigma-54-dependent Fis family transcriptional regulator: protein MSPLPQGPHATTIEDVHPAAHAPDAVTTILCVDQEPAVAALFEQILLDLGYGAVLADSAAEAVQRLDRGGIDLVLADLMLADHDGQAFLEHLRTRDPLVPFIVVSGDSSIEQAVMAMRSGATDYVVKPVRAEKLQITIQHALEYARLRQENEAYRQEISRIHSTRKIVGRSAALRDLQEMVATVAPTRASVLLEGESGTGKELIARSLHEQSPRSHRPMITINCAAMPEGLVESALFGHEKGAFTGATARAAGAFERAHGSTLLLDEISEMRLDLQSKLLRAIQEQEFERVGGREPIKVDVRLIATTNRDLRTEIAAGRFRADLYYRLQVVPIRTPPLRERPEDIPLLVQHFLRTAADHLGVPVPEVPEATMDYLQAYSWPGNVRELSNAMERAVILARGRPMSTGLFSDHLHVLEAPLTISRSGSSQPAPTTTTADGEMPLNLADLDRLTIERALVATGGNRTRAARLLGISERTLRNKLNSPTAA from the coding sequence ATGAGTCCGCTCCCCCAGGGCCCCCACGCGACCACAATCGAGGACGTCCACCCTGCGGCTCACGCCCCCGATGCTGTGACCACGATCCTCTGCGTTGACCAGGAGCCGGCCGTTGCCGCGCTCTTCGAGCAGATCCTCCTCGACCTCGGGTACGGGGCGGTGCTTGCCGACTCCGCCGCCGAGGCGGTGCAGCGTCTCGATCGTGGCGGGATCGACCTCGTCCTCGCCGACTTGATGCTCGCCGACCACGACGGGCAGGCCTTCCTCGAACACCTCCGCACGCGCGATCCGCTGGTCCCCTTCATCGTCGTGTCCGGCGATTCCTCGATCGAACAGGCCGTGATGGCGATGCGGTCGGGCGCCACGGACTACGTGGTCAAGCCGGTACGGGCCGAGAAGCTCCAGATCACCATTCAGCACGCGTTGGAGTATGCCCGGCTCCGGCAGGAGAACGAGGCGTATCGTCAGGAGATCTCCCGGATCCATTCGACCCGGAAGATCGTGGGGCGGAGCGCGGCGTTGCGCGACCTGCAGGAGATGGTCGCGACCGTCGCCCCGACGCGCGCCTCCGTGCTGCTGGAAGGGGAGTCGGGGACGGGCAAGGAGTTGATTGCCCGCTCGCTCCACGAGCAGAGCCCGCGCAGTCATCGGCCGATGATCACCATCAACTGTGCCGCGATGCCGGAAGGGTTGGTCGAGAGCGCGCTGTTCGGGCACGAAAAGGGCGCATTCACGGGCGCGACGGCCCGCGCGGCCGGTGCCTTCGAGCGAGCCCACGGCAGCACGCTCCTCCTCGATGAAATCTCCGAGATGCGGCTGGACCTGCAGTCGAAGCTGCTCCGCGCCATCCAGGAACAGGAGTTCGAACGGGTCGGCGGCCGCGAACCGATCAAGGTCGACGTTCGCCTGATTGCCACCACCAACCGCGACCTGCGCACCGAGATTGCCGCCGGTCGGTTCCGCGCCGATCTCTACTACCGACTGCAAGTCGTGCCGATTCGGACCCCGCCGCTCCGGGAACGGCCCGAAGACATCCCGCTCCTGGTGCAGCACTTCCTGCGGACCGCCGCCGACCACCTGGGGGTCCCGGTCCCGGAAGTGCCCGAGGCGACGATGGACTACCTCCAGGCCTATTCGTGGCCCGGCAACGTCCGTGAACTCTCCAACGCCATGGAACGCGCCGTCATCCTCGCGCGCGGACGGCCGATGTCCACCGGGCTCTTCTCCGACCACCTCCATGTGCTCGAGGCGCCCCTCACGATCTCCCGGAGCGGCTCGAGTCAGCCGGCCCCGACGACCACCACCGCCGACGGGGAGATGCCGCTCAACCTCGCCGACCTCGACCGCCTCACCATCGAGCGCGCCCTGGTCGCCACCGGCGGCAACCGCACTCGCGCCGCCCGCCTCCTCGGCATCTCCGAACGCACCCTCCGCAACAAGCTGAATTCCCCCACCGCCGCCTGA